The Brevibacillus choshinensis genome includes the window TCGGCGGGTGCGAGACCATCTTGACCGAGGAGTACTACCCGTACATTGCCTATGGCCACAAGATGAAAGAGTACGAAGCGATTAAGCAGGCAAACAAGCTTTTGTTTATCGATACGGAAGCAATCGTGACGCAGTTTTATTCGGAGCTGTACACGGGACGTACCTTTCCCGTGCTCGATCAGGTAGCGCGAGAGCAACAGTACGATCTCTGGCTTTTCCTCGAACCAGATGTGCCATGGGTAGATGATGGATTGCGTGTGCATGGGGAGAGCGATGTCCGCCGAGAGAACAATGAGAGACTCCAGCAGATGCTCGATGAGAGGAACATCTCGTACGTGAAGATCGGGGGAAGCTACCAAGAACGGTTGCAACAAGCGATGTATCATGTGGACGCTTTGCTGCGCCGGAAGACTTCCCAGTAGCGGTAAATTCGGCTAGACTAGAGCAACAAGTATGTGAACATATAGGAAGGGAGCTGCTTTTGGATGCACACCATCACGCAACCCGTATCACCCCTTTCTCTCAAGGAATGGGCTGTCGCCGTCAAAGCGCTGGGAGATGGACACCAGATCATTACGATCCGCAAGGGCGGATTATATGAAGAAACGCGAGAGTTCAGGCTTGAAAACAACCAGTTTTATCTGTACCCGACCTATGAGCACCAAAAGCAGGAGATGGTCAAACCGGAGTATCAGCATTTGCTGGAGGCGACACGGATCAGCTGGTCGCCGGAGAAGGAAACGGTGGAAATTGCTTATTTTGCGGAAGTAACAGATGATGTAGAGCTCATGGACGAGGAAAAGCTCCGTGCCTTATCGCCTTATCATATTTGGACGGACAACTTCGCGGATGTGCGGCTGCACTGGAAAAAGCAAAAGCCTCTCCATATCTTGTTCGCCCGTGTGTACCGTCTGCAGCAGCCAGTGGAAATCCATATCGATGAAGCGTACAAAGGCTGCAAATCGTGGCATGATCTGCTAGAAGCCATTCCGGGCCAAAGCTTTGAGCCTGTGCTGTCCGATGCAGAGTATGCTCAGAAAAAAGATGCAATCCTGAGTATTTTGAACCGTTGAAGGATGACTTAGGCTGCGAAAGAGGAGGAGTCCAATGATGAAAGCCATCGTTGTAACCGAGTTTGGCGGTCCTGAACACATGAAGTTCGTGGAGATGGAAATGCCACAGATACAACCGAAGCAGGTTCTAATCCGCGTGGAAAAGACGAGCGTGAATTTTGCAGATATCAAGTCGCGTTATGGAAAGAAAGGAGCAGGCAAACTCCCCTTTATCCCGGGACTTGATGTGGCTGGGGTTATCGCGCAAGTCGGCCCTGAGGTACAACACTTCCAGCCCGGACAGCGCGTTGTTGCATTCCCCGCCAGCGGTACGTACGCAGAGTACGTCGTTGCAAGTGAAGACCTGACATTTGCACTTCCGGACAGCATCGACTTTGATACCGCGGCGGCGAGCCCTGTCGTTTCGTTTACTTCCTATAAATTGCTGGCAGATGTGGCGAGGCTCGTCCCGGGTGAGACGGTCTTGGTTCACGCGGCTGCTGGTGGAATTGGAACGACAGCGATTCAACTCGCCAAGCTGCTGGGAGCAGGCAAAGTTATCGGCACGGTGGGCAGTGAAAGCAAAGCAGAAATTTCCCGGGAAGCAGGTGCGGATCACGTCATCTGCAATGATACAGAGGATTTCACAGCAAAAGTGAACGAACTGACGGATGGAGCTGGCGCTGATGTTATTCTGGATTCCATTTCTGGCGAGGTTTCGGAGAGAAGCATGGAGTGCCTGGCGTGGTACGGAAGACTCGTCCACTTTGGAAATGCCAGCGGAGAAGTGGGGACAATCAAAACGATTGATCTACATGCGAGCTGCCGCTCCGTGCTAGGCTTTAGCTTTGGAACCACCCGCAACAAACGTCCACAGCTATTGCAGGACACAGCAGAAAAAGTGTTCCAGTACTTAGTGGATGGAAGTCTAAATATCAAGATCGGCAGACGCTTCGCTCTAGAGGACGCAGCTAGTGCCCACGCGTGGGTGGAGAGCAGGCAGAGTACGGGGAAAGTATTGCTCGATGTGAGGAAGTAAACTTAGAAAGATTGCGGGAAAAAGTTCTTGTCCATGTGGCGAGAGCTTTTCTCGCTTTAAAAAGACGCAGTTATATCCCGACAAACAAACGAGCTGTCCAGGAAAAAGGAGAAAAAAGCGAAGGTATTAGGGGCACAGCCGAGGCAGAGTGGAAAAAGCGGAACACGCTTGAGCGTCCACTTTTGAAATATCTCCATGGAAGCAGCAACTTTGGACGCCGTTTCGCTTTTGGAATGGAGCCGTACAGGAATGACCCCAGCGCAAGTGACCCTACTAACCTGGAGCGTTTTCTCCTTTTTCCGCCCCTCCACGATAGTCCATCCACTCGCAATAGCCAAAGTTTATTGACCCGTTGACTTTATAAACTGTACGAATTAAAATTACAGTACTCTTCTGGAGGAGGAAGTCGATGAAGTGAATAGTGAATTTACGATAGCTGTCCACAGCTTAGCCTTATTGGCGAATCTTCCTGACCATATGGCGAGCAGTGAACACATTGCGAAAAATGTATGTACGAATCCGGCAAGAATCCGAAAGATCATGAGTATACTGCGAAAGCATGGCTTTGTACGGACAAAGGAGGGGATCGGGGGAGGCTACATTCTGGACTGCGATCCGCGTGAAGTGAATCTGGCCCAAATTTATCGGACGATCTCGAATGGGACTCTCAAGCCGCATTGGTGCACGGGAGATCCTCAAGACACCTGTCTCGTATCTGCTAAAATGCACTGTGTAATGGATCAAATTTTTATGGAGGCTGAGATCCACTACACCAAGTATCTGGAGCAGATTACCATCCAGTCCGTGCTAGATCGAATCAAGCAGCCATAGTCATTCCATTTCGGTTTTTTATATTCAAACTGTAACTTTTCCAAATACACGTAAGGTGGTGCAACATGATGAGTCGTGAAGAACAATCGATGGTTGGCGAATGGGTTCGAGGTAAGACCAAAAAAGGTGAGCTGATCCACGGTTTTGTGGAAAGCATCGATTCAACAGGGAGCACCGTTCATGTGTACGTGGTTAATTGTGATAACGACATGACGGTGGGAAAAGTAATCGCTATCCCTATAAGCAGGGTCGAGGTGATGAATGAATCCAGTGTAATCGATGAGGAACATCTGAGCGATCTGATTGATCTCGCTTTAGCAACGAGGGATCAGGAATGGTTTAGAGAGCTTGTTGCGACATCCAAATCATTGCAAAAGAACTTGCAAGGTAGAGAAAAAAGGACTGCAGAGCATCGATACATCCGTAATCGCTTGGGAACATCTGCTATCTGGGAATAACGGTTTATACAGTATAATGCGTAGGGGGAAAAAGGATGGCTACTGTAGCACACAATCCATGGTTCGAAAAAGGGATGACTTTTGAGCAGTACGTGGAGGCCATGAAGGTAAACCGCGAAGAACTGACGCGCGTCTATGAGCAGCTCGAGTTTTCCGCTGATGATTTGGCGGTATGGAAGGAAGTCGCTCAGCGTAACTGGAGAGGCATCGTTCTAACAGCTGATTGGTGCGGGGATGCTGCCCTGAATGTGCCGGTCGTGCAAAAAATCGCGGAACAGAGTCAGATGGAGCTGCGTTATTTGATCCGTGACGAGAATCTCGAACTGATGGATCAGTATTTGACCAATGGAACATCCCGTGCGATTCCGATCTTCATCTTCATCGACCAAGAGGGAGAAATGAAGGCGGTATGGGGACCTCGATCTCCAGAAGTACAAGATCTGATCACTAGCTTGCGCAGTCAATTGCCTGCTGCTGATGCATCAGATTTTGAAGAAAAGCAGAAAAACGTCTATCGCGACTTCAAACAACACATCACGACCGATCCTGCTATTTGGCGCACGGTGATCGACAGTGTAAAAGCCAAGCTTCAGGGATAAAGAGAGGCGCATAGAGAGAAAAATATACTTGGATAGGACTGGATAAAATAGAAATGAGAAGTACAGAGAATAATCAACGACCGATTCTTTTCCTCATGGTCAACATGTTCATTGCGATGCTGGGAATCGGCCTGATCATTCCCATTCTTCCCGAATTTTTAAAGGAATTTGACGCGGGTGGCAAGACCGCTGGATATTTGATCGCGGCTTTGGGTTTGACGCAGTTTTTATTTTCACCGATTGCAGGGGAATGGTCCGATAAATACGGTCGGAAGATCATGATCGTATCAGGACTTGCGTTGTTTACGATTTCCAATCTGCTTTTTGCAATGGCAGAACACATCTCGATGCTGTACATTTCCCGGTTGATCGGGGGAATCGGCGCTGCTGCTATGATTCCTTCGATGCTGGCATATGTAGCAGACATTACGACGGAAGAAAAACGGGGGAAAGGCTTGGGCCTCCTGGGTGCGGCCATGTCGCTTGGTTTTGTGATTGGGCCAGGGATTGGCGGTTTCCTCGCCGAGCTCGGACTGCGGACTCCGTTGTATGTATCGGCAGCGGTAGGGGCTTTGGCAACTATTGGCTCTTTGCTGTTCTTGCCTGAATCGCTCTCGAAAGAAGCACAGATGGCGTCGCGAAATGCAATAGAAAAGAAGGAAAACATCTTTGTCCAGCTGGGCAAGTCGATTAAAGCTCCTTATTTCATCATGCTGATCCTCATCTTTACGATGACCTTTGGCTTGGCGAACTTTGAAGCGATCTTTCCGTTGTTTGTGGATGCGAAATTCGCCTACACCGCGCGTGACATCTCCATTATCATCACGGTGGGGGCATTGGCAGGTACGATTGTTCAGGCAGCGTTTATCGGAAAGCTGATCACTCGCTTTGGTGAGAAAAAATTGATCAACTGGACGTTCTTCTTCTCCGCAATATCCATGGTGCTGATGCTTCTGTCCGGGAACTTCTGGTATATGCTCGTGCTGACCGTGATTTTCTTTACACTCACTTCCATCATGCGTCCAGCCATCAATACACTCATCTCCAAGAAGGCCGGTGACGAACAAGGCTTCGTGGCGGGGATGAACAATGCCTACATGAGTCTGGGTAACATCTTTGGACCAGCTGCAGCAGGCACGCTGTACGATGTACATTTGAATGCGCCTTATTTAGTCGGTGCTATTATTTTGATCGTCAGCCTGTTCCTTTCGAGAAGAGAAGGGCGAAGAAAAATCAAGCCAATTGCGGCTCAAACCTAATCAGAAAAAGGACCCGTAGAAACGGGTCCTTTTTTATTGCCGAAACGAGCCAAAAAAGCCTGGGCAAAACTACTTACGATTTTGGTGTATCAGCGGCAGGTCCAGGGTGCGCCTGCAAGTATTCAAGGGCGTGGTAGATGAGCTCGGCAGCGTCTGCACGGGTCAATTCTTCTTTTGGATGCAGCTTGCGATCGGCATCCAACTGGACGATTTTAAGAACAATCGCACGTTGAATCGCGCCTTGGTATTCTACCGTGAGCTCGTCACTGTCCGCAAATTCTACAGGAGCAATTTTAATCATAGGAAGGTGATTCTTTTTCTCCATCCCTACCATGAGCTGGTGGATAAATTCTTCACGCGTCCAAGATTTGTTTGGATCAAAATCAGCAGGTAGCTCGATCCCGTTTTGGATAGCGATCTGCAAAACATCCGCATACCACTCTCCAGGATCAACATTCAGAGTAGGCTTTCCAGTCTGTGTCGGATCCGCCTCCAGGCTCAGTGCGTTTACAATCAACTGGATCCCTTGAGCTGCTGTCATGACCGCTTCCGGCATGTAGCGATTTGCATCCACACCATGAACATAGCCTTTTTCTTGTAAAGCGATGATCTTCTCTTTTGCTGCTACGTGATTGAGATCCGTAAAAGGAGTAGTTGCAGCAAAACTTTGTTGACCAAAGGACAGTGTGAGCAGTGCTACGATCGGCAGGGCCATCAGTTTGCGCGCTTTCATTAAGAGCCACCTCGTCTCATGTTGTTGAGTTTTACGTATATGGGACGAGATGCATCGCAATC containing:
- a CDS encoding DUF1802 family protein, whose amino-acid sequence is MHTITQPVSPLSLKEWAVAVKALGDGHQIITIRKGGLYEETREFRLENNQFYLYPTYEHQKQEMVKPEYQHLLEATRISWSPEKETVEIAYFAEVTDDVELMDEEKLRALSPYHIWTDNFADVRLHWKKQKPLHILFARVYRLQQPVEIHIDEAYKGCKSWHDLLEAIPGQSFEPVLSDAEYAQKKDAILSILNR
- a CDS encoding quinone oxidoreductase family protein; the encoded protein is MKAIVVTEFGGPEHMKFVEMEMPQIQPKQVLIRVEKTSVNFADIKSRYGKKGAGKLPFIPGLDVAGVIAQVGPEVQHFQPGQRVVAFPASGTYAEYVVASEDLTFALPDSIDFDTAAASPVVSFTSYKLLADVARLVPGETVLVHAAAGGIGTTAIQLAKLLGAGKVIGTVGSESKAEISREAGADHVICNDTEDFTAKVNELTDGAGADVILDSISGEVSERSMECLAWYGRLVHFGNASGEVGTIKTIDLHASCRSVLGFSFGTTRNKRPQLLQDTAEKVFQYLVDGSLNIKIGRRFALEDAASAHAWVESRQSTGKVLLDVRK
- a CDS encoding RrF2 family transcriptional regulator, which gives rise to MNSEFTIAVHSLALLANLPDHMASSEHIAKNVCTNPARIRKIMSILRKHGFVRTKEGIGGGYILDCDPREVNLAQIYRTISNGTLKPHWCTGDPQDTCLVSAKMHCVMDQIFMEAEIHYTKYLEQITIQSVLDRIKQP
- a CDS encoding IDEAL domain-containing protein — protein: MMSREEQSMVGEWVRGKTKKGELIHGFVESIDSTGSTVHVYVVNCDNDMTVGKVIAIPISRVEVMNESSVIDEEHLSDLIDLALATRDQEWFRELVATSKSLQKNLQGREKRTAEHRYIRNRLGTSAIWE
- a CDS encoding thioredoxin family protein; amino-acid sequence: MATVAHNPWFEKGMTFEQYVEAMKVNREELTRVYEQLEFSADDLAVWKEVAQRNWRGIVLTADWCGDAALNVPVVQKIAEQSQMELRYLIRDENLELMDQYLTNGTSRAIPIFIFIDQEGEMKAVWGPRSPEVQDLITSLRSQLPAADASDFEEKQKNVYRDFKQHITTDPAIWRTVIDSVKAKLQG
- a CDS encoding MFS transporter, giving the protein MRSTENNQRPILFLMVNMFIAMLGIGLIIPILPEFLKEFDAGGKTAGYLIAALGLTQFLFSPIAGEWSDKYGRKIMIVSGLALFTISNLLFAMAEHISMLYISRLIGGIGAAAMIPSMLAYVADITTEEKRGKGLGLLGAAMSLGFVIGPGIGGFLAELGLRTPLYVSAAVGALATIGSLLFLPESLSKEAQMASRNAIEKKENIFVQLGKSIKAPYFIMLILIFTMTFGLANFEAIFPLFVDAKFAYTARDISIIITVGALAGTIVQAAFIGKLITRFGEKKLINWTFFFSAISMVLMLLSGNFWYMLVLTVIFFTLTSIMRPAINTLISKKAGDEQGFVAGMNNAYMSLGNIFGPAAAGTLYDVHLNAPYLVGAIILIVSLFLSRREGRRKIKPIAAQT
- a CDS encoding S-layer homology domain-containing protein — protein: MKARKLMALPIVALLTLSFGQQSFAATTPFTDLNHVAAKEKIIALQEKGYVHGVDANRYMPEAVMTAAQGIQLIVNALSLEADPTQTGKPTLNVDPGEWYADVLQIAIQNGIELPADFDPNKSWTREEFIHQLMVGMEKKNHLPMIKIAPVEFADSDELTVEYQGAIQRAIVLKIVQLDADRKLHPKEELTRADAAELIYHALEYLQAHPGPAADTPKS